The genomic DNA TTGGAGGAATTACCTCCTGAGGAAGAAGAGGAAGATACTCCCAGATTTTCTCTCAAACAAAAACTCATCTTGATCGGAAGCGGGCTCAGTTCCTTTCTTCTTTTTTTGATCTTATTATTCCCTTACGAAAACATTGTCCGCCAGCTGATGAATTCATCATCCGGACAACCAAGCAGCGTATTTTTTAACGAGTTATCAGTTTCAGTTCTACTCGGAAAAGTTTCCGTAAAATCTATGGAAATCATGGGTCAGACATTCAAGATCAGATCCAAAGATGCTCAGATCAAGGCCGGACTTTTTTCCTTATTAAGAAAAAAGGTAAACGGCGATTTCGAAGTACAAGAATTAGAGATCGATTATGACGGCCAAACTTTGGGCAATATAGGGGAATTAGAAGGTCACTTAAAGTTAGATTCTCTTTCTGTCCCGGCCAGTAGATTCGGCGGAACATTTTCACTTAAAATGCCAGAAGGAAAATTCGGATCTTTTCCAAATCTTCCTGAAATTCCTTTTATAGGAAAAATAGAAAACTTCTTCATAAATAAGATACTCATCACTTCCAGAATTGACCAAGGAATGGTAGAGTTCGAAGAATTTATCATAGATACCTCCGTTGCAAGATTGGATCTGCATGGAAATCTTCGACTATCAGATTCACTCCCCAGTTCTCAATTGAATCTGAGAGCCTGTTTCGAGTTAGAAAGAAATTTTGCTTCTGCTGCAGAAAATCAGATCATTGTGGGTGCATTAGATCTTTTAGAAAAAGGCGGAAGTGGTAAATGTATCCCGATCACAGGATCTTTCCAAAGGCCTGAATTTAAGATCCCAGGATTAAACGCTCCAGCAGGTTTACCCGGAGCAGGTCCGGCTCCTTAATTTACTGAACGTTTAATGGCTCCTGCACTGGTCCTTCTATTCTTCGGATCGATACTTGCTTTTTGGATTAGTACGATATGTGGAGGAGGGGCTAGTTTAATCCTAATTCCGATACTAAATAGTTTATTAGCCCCTTCGATTGTACCGTTTGCTTTAACG from Leptospira selangorensis includes the following:
- the gspN gene encoding type II secretion system protein GspN translates to MARAKKIEIEEEEELISNEEEEFLTMELEELPPEEEEEDTPRFSLKQKLILIGSGLSSFLLFLILLFPYENIVRQLMNSSSGQPSSVFFNELSVSVLLGKVSVKSMEIMGQTFKIRSKDAQIKAGLFSLLRKKVNGDFEVQELEIDYDGQTLGNIGELEGHLKLDSLSVPASRFGGTFSLKMPEGKFGSFPNLPEIPFIGKIENFFINKILITSRIDQGMVEFEEFIIDTSVARLDLHGNLRLSDSLPSSQLNLRACFELERNFASAAENQIIVGALDLLEKGGSGKCIPITGSFQRPEFKIPGLNAPAGLPGAGPAP